The DNA segment GCTCTTGGCGCAGCGCGGATGGCCCAGCAAAGTGAACTGGACCCCGGTGAACTCAAACGACAGGTCATGTCCCCCGGAGGTACCACCGAGCAGGCCATTCTCAGTTTTGAACGCGAAGGGCTACCCCAGCTTTTTGAAAATGCCATGCGCCGCTGCAAAGATCGCGCAGCAGAGATGGCGGCCGAACTGAATCAATAACTTGCCAGTCAGGCCACTGTCCATAATGATAGATACCTGCAACCGTCAAATCTCACCGCAATAGAGAACCGGAGAATACCTGATTATGTCCGCAGCCTTGCAAGACACCCTCGGCTTCCTGCTCAATACCATTGGTGGCCTGTACATCATGGTGGTGTTGATACGATTTATTCTACAAATAGTCAGGGCAGATTTTTACAACCCTCTGTCCCAGTTTGTGGTTAAAGCAACCAACCCATTATTGGTACCCATGCGTCGGGTGGTCCCCGGTGTCGGCGGCATCGATATCGCATCCCTGCTGCTGGCGCTCATTCTGCAAATCGGCCTGGTGTACCTTCTGTTTGCTATGAAAGGAATAACACCGCCCATTACCCTGGCGCTGGTCCAAAGCCTTTATGAACTGATCGACACCACCCTCAATCTGTATCTTTGGAGTCTGATCATCATCGCAATTGCCAGCTGGGTTGCCCCCGGCAGCTACCATCCTGCCTTGATGCTGCTGAACCAGATCACTGACCCCCTCAGTCGCCGGGTAAGAAATGTCATTCCTCCTATAGGGGGTCTCGATCTTTCTTTGATGGTCATCGTGCTGATCATCATCTCCGTACAAAGAATGCTACCCGCCGTGTTTCAGGCACTATTAGGGTAATAACGGCTCGGAAAGAAAGTGAGGGGAATCTACATAACGGCAATTAAAAGTTGCATTTATATAGCTTTTCACTATTTTCATTATGCCACACTGAGCAAATAGTAAACGCACCCGGTCACATTCCGGGACAATTGACGCCCAATCCAATTGACCCGGCATCCCACGCCTGATTCCATGGTGCCAAGGAAATGCGTCTGTCGCAGGATACGAATTATGAGTAATGGCAAACTGACCCAACAGGTCGACGCTTACATCCAATGGAAGCACCATCTGATCAAACAACTGTCGATCTACCGCTCCTGGATGCGCAGCAACAAGCTGAGCAACCCGGAGATCGAGGGCAAGCTGGAACGGGCTGCCAAGGTGCTTCGCCAGGATGAGATCACCCTGGCTTTTGTCGGCGAGTTCTCCCGAGGCAAAACCGAGTTAATTAACGCCCTGTTTTTTTCCCAGTATGGTCAGCGGATGCTGCCCTCCCAGGCGGGACGCACCACCATGTGTCCCACCGAGATGTTCTATCAGCGTGGCAGTGATCGTTGCTTTATCCGCCTGCTACCCATTGAAACCCGCATGGCCAGTACCAGCATCTCAGGCTTTAAACGCATCCCAGAGCATTGGGTTACTATCTTTTTCGACAGCAACGACCCTCAGGCCATGAGCCAGGCCTTTGCCGAGGTCGCCCGCACCAAAGAGGTCAGCGTCGAAAAAGCCCGGCAACTGGGTTTCGATGCCGCTGCACTGGAACATTGCGAGCACGATCGTAGCCAGGTCATTATTCCGGCCTGGCGTCATGCCATGATCAATTACGATCACCCTCTGCTCAGCCAGGGCATCCGCATTCTCGATACTCCCGGGCTCAACGCGCTCGGTAGCGAGCCGGAATTAACCCTGAACATGCTGCCAAACTCCCAGGCCATCATCTACCTGTTGAGCGCCGATACAGGGGTAACCGCCAGCGACATGCAGGTTTGGGAGCGCCACGTACGCCAGCTCGATGAGGATACCCAAGGGTCGCTCTACGCAGTGCTGAATAAAATCGATATCCTTTGGGACGATCTGCAAGGCCCCGAATTCACCCGACAATCGATCGAACAGATACGCGACGCTAGCGCAAAGCAGTTGCGCATCGATAATCAGGATGTAATGACGCTTTCTGCCAAGCAAGCGCTAATCGCCAAGGTCAAGAAAGACGAAGCATTACTAGAGCGCAGCCAAATTGAACAGCTGGAAACCCTACTCTGCGAACGCCTGATCCTGAAGAAAGAACAGCTGGTCGAGAATACGGTCGTAAAGCAGATGCTGCACCTTATCCAAAACAGTCGTCACGCCCTCAACCATCATCTCGAACAGTCTCGGGATCGCCAACTGCAGCTGCAAAGTAACAAATCCGAAAACAACCATGTGATTTATGATTTGCAGGATGAAGCTCACAAGAAATACGAACAACACCAGAAACGCCTTATTGGTATGCGAGCTAACCGTCGCCTGTTGTTGCGGCAACAGCTGATGCTGCAGCAAGAATGTAACCACCAACGGTACCAGGATCGTATCGATGAGCTTCATCGGGAGATGAGTGGAAGCTGGACCACGCTGGGCATGAACCAGTCGATCGAATCACTGTTCCGAGAACTCTATCTGGACCTGAACAACCTCCAGAATGAATGCCTGCTGGCAGATAAAATGGTCGACTCGATCTATAACCGATTTTGCGCTGAGCATCCTGGCACCTTTATGGAAGCTCCCTGCCTCAACGTGACCCAATACACTCGAGAGCTGCGGGTGATCCAACGAAAGTCAGACCGTTTTCGCTCTCAACTCAAAACCATGCTTACCGAGCAAGGTGTGGTAGTGAGCCGGTATTTTGCCACGCTGGTTAGTGAAGTTAACGTGCTGTTTAAGAAGCTTCACAAACAGATCGACCATTGGACCGACGATGTCATGCTGCCACTGATGCAAAATATGCTGGAGCAAAAACAACTACTCGAGCAGCAGATGATTCGCCTGAAATCCTTGACTCAGGAAACGCGAAACCATCAACAGCAGGTCGAAAAACTAGACACCATGATCGAATCCCAGGAAAGCCAATTGCAAGTACTGGAGTCGGTATTAAAGGAATTTCGCAAACCTCCGCCTTTTTTGCGCACGCAAAAAGTCGTCAATTTACAGGGCCAATCGGTAGCCTGAGGCAATCTCCACCCTCGGATCATGCCTATTTTAAGGCGGTGCCTTATTGCACCGCCGAGGCTCTCTCATTAGACTTGCCTGACTCTCTTTCGGACCCAAGACCTAAGTCATTCCATGCCCGAATCCATACCCGAAGGCTCCGTAGGCCTGGTGGAACCCCAAAGCATCGACTTTAACCAGACGTTACAGCTGCTCAGTGGACGCTCATTAACGAGCTTTACTCTGGTTTATGAAACCTATGGCACCTTAAATGCTGATCACAGCAATGCCGTACTGATCTGCCATGCGCTCAGTGGCCACCATCACGCCGCGGGTTATCACAGCATGGATGATAAAAAACCCGGTTGGTGGGACAGCGCGATCGGACCTGGCAAAGCCATAGACACCAATCGTTTTTTCGTCGTCAGCCTGAACAACCTGGGAGGCTGTCACGGCTCCAGCGGACCCACCAGCATCGACCCGAAAACCGGCCAACCTTATGGCCCGGATTTCCCCATGGTTACCGTGCAAGATTGGGTTAATAGCCAGGCGATGCTGGCTGACCAGCTTGGTATCGAGCAATGGGCCGCCGTCGTTGGTGGCAGCCTTGGAGGCATGCAAGCCCTGCAATGGTCCATCAGCTATCCGGAGCGTCTCCGCCACGCACTGGTCATCGCCTCAGCGCCGCGACTGTCCGCCCAGAACATTGGCTTTAACGAAGTAGCCCGGCAAGCCATTATGACCGACGAGTCCTTCCATAATGGCCATTACCAGCAACAGGAAACCATTCCGCGGCGCGGGCTTAAATTGGCGCGAATGATCGGCCACATTACGTACCTTTCAGACGATTCAATGCGACAAAAATTTGGCCGTGAATTACGCAGTAGCAAGCTCAAGTTCGGCTACGAAGTGGATTTCGAAGTTGAAAGCTACTTGCGTTATCAGGGCCAGACATTTTCCGAAGCCTTCGACGCCAATAGCTATCTGTTAATGACCAAGGCACTGGATTATTTTGATCCGGCACGAGAATGCAACGACGACCTGGCCACAGCGCTGCAACCTGCGCAATGTAAATTTATGCTGGTTTCTTTCACCACGGACTGGCGTTTCGCGCCGGAGCGTTCCCGCGAAATCGTTAACGCTCTGCTCGAGGCTCGTAAGGAGGTGTGCTATCTGGAGGTCGATGCACCCCAGGGGCACGACGCCTTCCTGATGCCGATTCCTCGTTATATTGAAGCCTTCAGCGCCTATATGAATCGTGTAGCAAACGAGGTGTGCAACTGATGCGAAGTGACCTCGAATGCATTCAACGCTGGATCAAACCCAATTCCCGAGTGCTCGACCTTGGCTGCGGCGACGGTATTTTCCTCGACTATCTGAACAAGGATCGCGGCGTTCAGGGTTACGGCCTCGAGATTAACCCTCAGGATATTGCCCAATGTGTTGAACGGGGCGTCAACGTCATCGAGCAGGATCTGGACAAAGGCCTGCACAATTTCAGCGACAAGAGCTTTGATACCGTCGTCATGACCCAGGCTCTGCAGGCCGTGCATTATCCCGACCAGATTCTCGATGAGATGTTGAGAGTCGGCAGCGAATGCATTATTACCTTCCCCAACTTTGGCCATTGGCGCTGTCGGGGTTATCTGGGCTGGCGAGGGCGCATGCCGGTGTCCAAGTTTATGCCCTATACTTGGTACAATACGCCTAACATACACTTCTGTACCTTCAAGGATTTTGAAGCCCTGTGCTTCCAGAAAAACTTACACATTCTGGATCGCCTGGTAGTAGACCAGACCCATCAGGGTCACTGGCTCAGTAAGTTCTCACCCAACCTTTTTGGTGAGATAGCCATCTACCACCTTACCCGTTAACAGATTAACAGGCCGACTCGGAAGGAACTCGCCATGACACGTACCCTGCATTCATTTTTCGCCTCATTTTTACTGCTCTTTTGTCTCCCAGGCACTGCCGCAGATATGGGTAGCGTCCAGGATTATGATAACCATACCGTGCACTATAGCGTGTTCAACAGCACCTTCTTACAACCCAGTGTCGCCAGTAGTTATGGACTCAATCGCGGACAGGATATTGGTATCCTCAACATCGCCGTACACGAGAAAACGGATCATGGCGATGTCGCCGTAAAGGCCAAACTCAGAGGAAAAACCAGCAACCTGATTCAGCAACAAGAGACACTGACGTTTCAGCCGATCGAAGAAGGTTCAGCGATCTACTACCTTGCCAGCTTCCGCTTCAGTAACGAAGAAGTACTGCATTACAATATCGAGATAGAAACCGCTGACGGCCATGTTTTGTTGCTCAAGTTCACCCATAAACTGTACGAGGAGTAGCGGTAACGATGTCGACCGAGATCCAGCAAGTGGTTTTGGCCAGTAATAACCGGGGCAAACTCAATGAGCTGCAACATCGCCTGGGCGGACTGGGCATCAAACTGCTACCCCAAAGTCAGTTTGCCATCGACTCAGTAGCCGAAACCGGCCTCAGCTTTGTCGAAAACGCCATCATCAAGGCTCGTCACGCCTGCAAGATATCCGGCTTACCGGCCATCGCCGATGACTCTGGCCTTGAGGTTGATGCGCTGCTGGGTGCCCCTGGAATTTACTCCGCTCGCTTTGCCGGAGAAGAAGCCACCGATGCCGATAACAACCAGAAGCTGCTCGCCAAGCTTCAGGGTACGCCTAGCGAGCAGCGCAGTGCACGCTTTCGCTGTTTGCTGGTTTATATGCGCCATGCCGACGACCCAACGCCATTGATTTGCCAAGGCAGCTGGGAGGGCTTCATTCTGGAAGAACCCCGTGGCGATAACGGCTTTGGTTACGATCCCCTGTTCTTTGTTCCCAGTGAACATTGTGCCAGTGCCGAACTCCCCGCCGACTTGAAGAATCGCCTCAGCCATCGCGGTCAGGCGATGAAGGAACTGATGCAACGGCTCAAGCTGAAGTAGGAAAGCATGACGCTCCCCCCTCTGGGGCTCTATGTGCATATTCCCTGGTGTGTGCGCAAATGCCCATATTGCGATTTCAACTCTCATGCGGCAAACGGCGAACTGCCCGAAACCGACTATGTGTCGGCCCTCTTACGCGACTTTTCCAGCGAAGCAGAAGCAATTCAAGGGCGGCCGATCGAAACCATTTTTATCGGCGGTGGTACCCCAAGTCTGTTCAGCGCTAATGCCCTGGGAATACTCCTGAAAGGGCTCCAACAACAATGTGAATTTGCTCCTGATATAGAGATTACTCTGGAAGCCAATCCGGGCACCACCGAGCATCACCGCTTTCAGGACTATCGAGCCATCGGTATCAACCGGCTTTCTATCGGCGTGCAGAGTTTCGATGACCTCAAACTCCAGACATTGGGACGAATACACAGCTCCGACCAGGCGATAAAGGCCTTCTCTCAGGCACGTCAGGCGGATTTCCGGCGCATTAATCTGGATTTAATGTTTGGCCTGCCCGGCCAAAGCCCTGAGCAAGCCCTGCAAGATTTGCAACAAGCCATCAGCCTGCAGCCGGACCATATATCCTGGTACCAACTGACCATAGAGCCCAATACCGAGTTTTACTCTAAACCACCCCAACTACCCGCCGATGATAACCTTTGGGTCATGCAGCAACAGGGCCTGAAGCACCTTCTTGATGCCGGTTATCTTCAATATGAGACGTCGGCCTATGCCAGGGCTAATCAGCAGTGCCGGCACAACCTTAATTATTGGCGCTTCGGCGACTTTATTGGCATCG comes from the Aestuariirhabdus haliotis genome and includes:
- the metW gene encoding methionine biosynthesis protein MetW, which gives rise to MRSDLECIQRWIKPNSRVLDLGCGDGIFLDYLNKDRGVQGYGLEINPQDIAQCVERGVNVIEQDLDKGLHNFSDKSFDTVVMTQALQAVHYPDQILDEMLRVGSECIITFPNFGHWRCRGYLGWRGRMPVSKFMPYTWYNTPNIHFCTFKDFEALCFQKNLHILDRLVVDQTHQGHWLSKFSPNLFGEIAIYHLTR
- the hemW gene encoding radical SAM family heme chaperone HemW; this encodes MTLPPLGLYVHIPWCVRKCPYCDFNSHAANGELPETDYVSALLRDFSSEAEAIQGRPIETIFIGGGTPSLFSANALGILLKGLQQQCEFAPDIEITLEANPGTTEHHRFQDYRAIGINRLSIGVQSFDDLKLQTLGRIHSSDQAIKAFSQARQADFRRINLDLMFGLPGQSPEQALQDLQQAISLQPDHISWYQLTIEPNTEFYSKPPQLPADDNLWVMQQQGLKHLLDAGYLQYETSAYARANQQCRHNLNYWRFGDFIGIGAGAHGKLTSPQGAIVRNWKTRMPSQYLAREQDFTAGQRRLESAELPLEFMMNALRLSDGVERSLFTERTGLPISRIDQPLQQAEAKGLFENLTRLQPSERGRLFLNDLLELFLP
- a CDS encoding DUF4426 domain-containing protein, encoding MTRTLHSFFASFLLLFCLPGTAADMGSVQDYDNHTVHYSVFNSTFLQPSVASSYGLNRGQDIGILNIAVHEKTDHGDVAVKAKLRGKTSNLIQQQETLTFQPIEEGSAIYYLASFRFSNEEVLHYNIEIETADGHVLLLKFTHKLYEE
- the rdgB gene encoding RdgB/HAM1 family non-canonical purine NTP pyrophosphatase, translating into MSTEIQQVVLASNNRGKLNELQHRLGGLGIKLLPQSQFAIDSVAETGLSFVENAIIKARHACKISGLPAIADDSGLEVDALLGAPGIYSARFAGEEATDADNNQKLLAKLQGTPSEQRSARFRCLLVYMRHADDPTPLICQGSWEGFILEEPRGDNGFGYDPLFFVPSEHCASAELPADLKNRLSHRGQAMKELMQRLKLK
- the metX gene encoding homoserine O-succinyltransferase MetX, which gives rise to MPESIPEGSVGLVEPQSIDFNQTLQLLSGRSLTSFTLVYETYGTLNADHSNAVLICHALSGHHHAAGYHSMDDKKPGWWDSAIGPGKAIDTNRFFVVSLNNLGGCHGSSGPTSIDPKTGQPYGPDFPMVTVQDWVNSQAMLADQLGIEQWAAVVGGSLGGMQALQWSISYPERLRHALVIASAPRLSAQNIGFNEVARQAIMTDESFHNGHYQQQETIPRRGLKLARMIGHITYLSDDSMRQKFGRELRSSKLKFGYEVDFEVESYLRYQGQTFSEAFDANSYLLMTKALDYFDPARECNDDLATALQPAQCKFMLVSFTTDWRFAPERSREIVNALLEARKEVCYLEVDAPQGHDAFLMPIPRYIEAFSAYMNRVANEVCN
- a CDS encoding YggT family protein, with translation MSAALQDTLGFLLNTIGGLYIMVVLIRFILQIVRADFYNPLSQFVVKATNPLLVPMRRVVPGVGGIDIASLLLALILQIGLVYLLFAMKGITPPITLALVQSLYELIDTTLNLYLWSLIIIAIASWVAPGSYHPALMLLNQITDPLSRRVRNVIPPIGGLDLSLMVIVLIIISVQRMLPAVFQALLG
- a CDS encoding dynamin family protein → MSNGKLTQQVDAYIQWKHHLIKQLSIYRSWMRSNKLSNPEIEGKLERAAKVLRQDEITLAFVGEFSRGKTELINALFFSQYGQRMLPSQAGRTTMCPTEMFYQRGSDRCFIRLLPIETRMASTSISGFKRIPEHWVTIFFDSNDPQAMSQAFAEVARTKEVSVEKARQLGFDAAALEHCEHDRSQVIIPAWRHAMINYDHPLLSQGIRILDTPGLNALGSEPELTLNMLPNSQAIIYLLSADTGVTASDMQVWERHVRQLDEDTQGSLYAVLNKIDILWDDLQGPEFTRQSIEQIRDASAKQLRIDNQDVMTLSAKQALIAKVKKDEALLERSQIEQLETLLCERLILKKEQLVENTVVKQMLHLIQNSRHALNHHLEQSRDRQLQLQSNKSENNHVIYDLQDEAHKKYEQHQKRLIGMRANRRLLLRQQLMLQQECNHQRYQDRIDELHREMSGSWTTLGMNQSIESLFRELYLDLNNLQNECLLADKMVDSIYNRFCAEHPGTFMEAPCLNVTQYTRELRVIQRKSDRFRSQLKTMLTEQGVVVSRYFATLVSEVNVLFKKLHKQIDHWTDDVMLPLMQNMLEQKQLLEQQMIRLKSLTQETRNHQQQVEKLDTMIESQESQLQVLESVLKEFRKPPPFLRTQKVVNLQGQSVA